Proteins encoded within one genomic window of Girardinichthys multiradiatus isolate DD_20200921_A chromosome 21, DD_fGirMul_XY1, whole genome shotgun sequence:
- the LOC124858371 gene encoding ras-related protein Rab-18 — translation MEDDVLTTLKILIIGESGVGKSSLLLRFTDDTFDPEQSATIGVDFKVKTISVDGNKAKLAIWDTAGQERFRTLTPSYYRGAQGVILVYDVTRRETFTKLDNWLNELETYCTRNDLVKMLVGNKIDKENHELDRAEGLKFARKHSMLFIEASAKTKDGVQCAFEELVEKIIQTPGLWQSESHGRAIQLTDEDAGGGSCGGYCSVL, via the exons ATGGAAGACGACGTCTTAACGACGCTGAAGATTTTGATAATCGGTGAGAGTGGCGTTGGGAAGTCCAG CCTCCTCCTTAGATTCACAGACGACACGTTTGACCCAGAGCAATCAGCTACGATAG GTGTTGACTTCAAGGTGAAGACCATATCTGTGGATGGCAACAAGGCAAAGCTGGCAATATGG GACACTGCTGGACAGGAGCGCTTTCGAACCCTAACACCAAGTTACTACCGCGGTGCCCAGGGAGTCATCTTGG TGTACGATGTGACGAGACGGGAGACCTTCACCAAGCTAGACAACTGGCTCAATGAGCTGGAGACCTACTGTACCAGGAACGACCTCGTCAAAATGCTCGTAGGAAACAAAATCGATAAG gaaAACCACGAGTTGGATAGGGCCGAAGGGCTGAAGTTCGCAAGAAAACATTCCATGCTTTTTATTG AGGCCAGCGCAAAGACGAAGGATGGTGTTCAGTGTGCGTTTGAGGAGCTGGTGGAGAAGATCATCCAGACACCCGGCTTGTGGCAGAGCGAGAGCCACGGCAGAGCAATCCAACTCACGGATGAAGATGCCGGGGGCGGCTCCTGCGGCGGCTACTGCTCCGTGCTTTAA
- the itgb1a gene encoding integrin beta-1a isoform X2: protein MDLQLSLIAFLGLLCCCNSQKEGNECISANAKYCGECIQAGAKCGWCTDPNFLKQGETVSSRCDELQSLLKRGCNTSLIENPVGKLETVKNVSVTDRSKAPKNLKPEDITQVQPQKVSLTLRSGEPQSFKLKFKRAEDYPIDLYYLMDLSYSMKDDLENVKNLGTSLMLEMSKITSDFRIGFGSFVEKTVMPYISTTPAKLLNPCTGDQNCTSPFSYKNVLPLTSDGSRFNNLVGVQQISGNLDSPEGGFDAIMQVAVCGDQIGWRNVTRLLVFSTDAGFHFAGDGKLGGIVLPNDGKCHLENNIYTMSHYYDYPSIAHLVQKLSDNNIQTIFAITEEFQPVYQELKNLIPKSAVGTLSANSSNVINLIIDAYNSLSSEVILENSKLPEGVTIAYTSRCKNGVTNKDENGRRCSNISIGDEVHFNISITSKGCPKQGKPEIIKVKPLGFTEEVEITLNFICECDCHSKGIENSPDCHFGNGTYECGACRCNEGRVGRNCECSSNDVATEDMDRTCRKDNGTDICSNNGECVCGTCECKKRENPEERYSGQFCECDNFNCDRSGSLLCGGHGRCECRKCICEPMWNGTACDCSLDESTCLASNKQICNGRGRCECGACKCDDLKFQGPTCEACPTCPGVCIEHKECVECRAFGTGEKKETCQKECSDFTLFKVKTRDKLPQPNDKSYPVMHCKERDANDCWFYYTYAVTNNTEKVVYVVEEPECPTGPDIIPIVAGVVAGIVLIGLALLLIWKLLMIIHDRREFAKFEKEKMNAKWDTGENPIYKSAVTTVVNPKYEGK from the exons ATGGATCTGCAGCTGAGCTTGATAGCATTTCTAGGACTCCTTTGTTGCTGTAATTCTCAGAAAG AGGGGAATGAGTGCATTAGCGCCAATGCCAAATACTGCGGAGAGTGCATCCAGGCTGGAGCCAAATGTGGCTGGTGTACAGATCCA AACTTCCTGAAACAGGGCGAGACCGTGTCAAGCCGATGTGACGAGCTGCAGTCCCTCCTAAAGAGGGGCTGCAACACATCATTAATTGAGAACCCCGTTGGAAAACTGGAGACCGTCAAGAACGTTTCAGTGACCGATCGCAGTAAAGCACCAAAGAATTTGAAACCAGAGGACATCACTCAGGTGCAGCCCCAGAAAGTCAGCCTTACTCTCCGATCTG GTGAGCCCCAGTCTTTTAAACTGAAGTTCAAACGAGCAGAGGATTATCCCATCGACCTGTACTACTTGATGGACTTGTCCTACTCGATGAAGGATGATCTGGAGAATGTGAAGAATCTGGGGACCAGTCTGATGCTGGAGATGTCAAAGATCACCTCTGACTTCAGGATAG GCTTTGGGTCCTTTGTAGAAAAGACAGTCATGCCTTACATCAGTACCACCCCAGCCAAGCTGCTGAATCCATGCACAGGCGACCAGAACTGCACCAGCCCGTTCAGCTACAAGAACGTGCTGCCTTTGACCAGCGACGGCTCGAGGTTCAACAACCTAGTGGGCGTGCAGCAGATCTCGGGGAACCTGGACTCCCCTGAGGGGGGCTTTGATGCCATCATGCAAGTGGCTGTGTGTGGG gaccaGATTGGCTGGAGGAATGTAACTCGTCTGCTGGTGTTTTCCACTGACGCTGGATTCCACTTTGCTGGGGACGGCAAGCTGGGTGGCATTGTACTGCCCAACGATGGGAAATGCCACCTAgagaacaacatttacacaatgAGCCACTACTAT GACTATCCCTCAATCGCTCACCTGGTTCAGAAGCTGAGCGACAACAACATTCAGACCATTTTTGCCATCACAGAAGAGTTCCAGCCCGTTTACCAG GAACTGAAAAATCTGATACCAAAGTCTGCAGTAGGCACTCTGTCTGCCAACTCCAGCAATGTTATCAACCTCATCATAGATGCTTATAAT TCTCTTTCTTCTGAAGTGATTCTGGAGAATAGCAAGCTTCCAGAGGGAGTGACTATAGCGTACACGTCCCGCTGTAAGAACGGAGTAACCAATAAGGATGAAAATGGAAGGAGGTGCTCCAATATCTCCATTGGAGATGAG GTTCATTTCAACATCAGCATCACCTCTAAGGGTTGTCCAAAACAAGGCAAGCCTGAGATTATTAAGGTAAAGCCCCTGGGATTCACTGAGGAAGTGGAGATTACCCTGAACTTCATCTGTGAGTGTGACTGTCACAGCAAAGGCATTGAGAACAGTCCAGACTGCCACTTCGGTAATGGGACCTACGAGTGTGGAGCCTGCAG GTGTAACGAGGGCCGTGTGGGTAGGAACTGTGAGTGCAGCAGCAACGACGTGGCCACAGAGGACATGGACCGGACCTGCCGCAAAGACAACGGCACAGACATCTGCAGCAACAACGGGGAATGCGTGTGCGGCACGTGTGAGTgcaagaaaagagaaaacccAGAGGAAAGGTACAGCGGCCAGTTCTGCGAGTGTGACAACTTCAACTGTGACCGCTCTGGAAGCTTGCTCTGTGGAG GGCACGGACGCTGCGAGTGCAGAAAATGCATCTGTGAGCCCATGTGGAATGGAACCGCCTGCGACTGTTCTCTGGATGAGAGCACGTGTTTGGCCAGCAACAAGCAGATCTGTAACGGCAGAGGAAGGTGCGAATGTGGCGCCTGCAAGTGCGATGACCTCAAATTCCAGGGCCCAACGTGTGAAGCGTGCCCCACCTGTCCTGGAGTCTGCATTGAACACAA AGAGTGCGTGGAGTGCCGGGCATTTGGCACTGGGGAAAAGAAAGAGACATGTCAGAAAGAGTGCAGCGATTTCACTCTGTTTAAAGTGAAGACTAGAGACAAGCTGCCCCAGCCCAACGACAAATCCTACCCTGTCATGCATTGCAAGGAGAGGGACGCCAACGACTGCTGGTTCTACTACACATATGCTGTCACCAACAACACAGAAAAGGTGGTCTACGTGGTGGAGGAGCCAG AATGTCCCACCGGCCCAGACATCATCCCAATCGTAGCAGGCGTTGTCGCCGGGATCGTTCTGATTGGCTTGGCCCTCCTGCTGATCTGGAAGCTGCTGATGATCATTCATGACAGGAGAGAATTTGCCAAGTTTGAGAAGGAGAAGATGAACGCCAAGTGGGATACG GGTGAAAATCCAATCTACAAAAGTGCTGTCACGACTGTGGTCAATCCTAAATATGAAGGCAAATGA
- the itgb1a gene encoding integrin beta-1a isoform X1 — MDLQLSLIAFLGLLCCCNSQKEGNECISANAKYCGECIQAGAKCGWCTDPNFLKQGETVSSRCDELQSLLKRGCNTSLIENPVGKLETVKNVSVTDRSKAPKNLKPEDITQVQPQKVSLTLRSGEPQSFKLKFKRAEDYPIDLYYLMDLSYSMKDDLENVKNLGTSLMLEMSKITSDFRIGFGSFVEKTVMPYISTTPAKLLNPCTGDQNCTSPFSYKNVLPLTSDGSRFNNLVGVQQISGNLDSPEGGFDAIMQVAVCGDQIGWRNVTRLLVFSTDAGFHFAGDGKLGGIVLPNDGKCHLENNIYTMSHYYDYPSIAHLVQKLSDNNIQTIFAITEEFQPVYQELKNLIPKSAVGTLSANSSNVINLIIDAYNSLSSEVILENSKLPEGVTIAYTSRCKNGVTNKDENGRRCSNISIGDEVHFNISITSKGCPKQGKPEIIKVKPLGFTEEVEITLNFICECDCHSKGIENSPDCHFGNGTYECGACRCNEGRVGRNCECSSNDVATEDMDRTCRKDNGTDICSNNGECVCGTCECKKRENPEERYSGQFCECDNFNCDRSGSLLCGGHGRCECRKCICEPMWNGTACDCSLDESTCLASNKQICNGRGRCECGACKCDDLKFQGPTCEACPTCPGVCIEHKECVECRAFGTGEKKETCQKECSDFTLFKVKTRDKLPQPNDKSYPVMHCKERDANDCWFYYTYAVTNNTEKVVYVVEEPECPTGPDIIPIVAGVVAGIVLIGLALLLIWKLLMIIHDRREFAKFEKEKMNAKWDTQENPIYKSPINQFQNPNYGRKGAVL, encoded by the exons ATGGATCTGCAGCTGAGCTTGATAGCATTTCTAGGACTCCTTTGTTGCTGTAATTCTCAGAAAG AGGGGAATGAGTGCATTAGCGCCAATGCCAAATACTGCGGAGAGTGCATCCAGGCTGGAGCCAAATGTGGCTGGTGTACAGATCCA AACTTCCTGAAACAGGGCGAGACCGTGTCAAGCCGATGTGACGAGCTGCAGTCCCTCCTAAAGAGGGGCTGCAACACATCATTAATTGAGAACCCCGTTGGAAAACTGGAGACCGTCAAGAACGTTTCAGTGACCGATCGCAGTAAAGCACCAAAGAATTTGAAACCAGAGGACATCACTCAGGTGCAGCCCCAGAAAGTCAGCCTTACTCTCCGATCTG GTGAGCCCCAGTCTTTTAAACTGAAGTTCAAACGAGCAGAGGATTATCCCATCGACCTGTACTACTTGATGGACTTGTCCTACTCGATGAAGGATGATCTGGAGAATGTGAAGAATCTGGGGACCAGTCTGATGCTGGAGATGTCAAAGATCACCTCTGACTTCAGGATAG GCTTTGGGTCCTTTGTAGAAAAGACAGTCATGCCTTACATCAGTACCACCCCAGCCAAGCTGCTGAATCCATGCACAGGCGACCAGAACTGCACCAGCCCGTTCAGCTACAAGAACGTGCTGCCTTTGACCAGCGACGGCTCGAGGTTCAACAACCTAGTGGGCGTGCAGCAGATCTCGGGGAACCTGGACTCCCCTGAGGGGGGCTTTGATGCCATCATGCAAGTGGCTGTGTGTGGG gaccaGATTGGCTGGAGGAATGTAACTCGTCTGCTGGTGTTTTCCACTGACGCTGGATTCCACTTTGCTGGGGACGGCAAGCTGGGTGGCATTGTACTGCCCAACGATGGGAAATGCCACCTAgagaacaacatttacacaatgAGCCACTACTAT GACTATCCCTCAATCGCTCACCTGGTTCAGAAGCTGAGCGACAACAACATTCAGACCATTTTTGCCATCACAGAAGAGTTCCAGCCCGTTTACCAG GAACTGAAAAATCTGATACCAAAGTCTGCAGTAGGCACTCTGTCTGCCAACTCCAGCAATGTTATCAACCTCATCATAGATGCTTATAAT TCTCTTTCTTCTGAAGTGATTCTGGAGAATAGCAAGCTTCCAGAGGGAGTGACTATAGCGTACACGTCCCGCTGTAAGAACGGAGTAACCAATAAGGATGAAAATGGAAGGAGGTGCTCCAATATCTCCATTGGAGATGAG GTTCATTTCAACATCAGCATCACCTCTAAGGGTTGTCCAAAACAAGGCAAGCCTGAGATTATTAAGGTAAAGCCCCTGGGATTCACTGAGGAAGTGGAGATTACCCTGAACTTCATCTGTGAGTGTGACTGTCACAGCAAAGGCATTGAGAACAGTCCAGACTGCCACTTCGGTAATGGGACCTACGAGTGTGGAGCCTGCAG GTGTAACGAGGGCCGTGTGGGTAGGAACTGTGAGTGCAGCAGCAACGACGTGGCCACAGAGGACATGGACCGGACCTGCCGCAAAGACAACGGCACAGACATCTGCAGCAACAACGGGGAATGCGTGTGCGGCACGTGTGAGTgcaagaaaagagaaaacccAGAGGAAAGGTACAGCGGCCAGTTCTGCGAGTGTGACAACTTCAACTGTGACCGCTCTGGAAGCTTGCTCTGTGGAG GGCACGGACGCTGCGAGTGCAGAAAATGCATCTGTGAGCCCATGTGGAATGGAACCGCCTGCGACTGTTCTCTGGATGAGAGCACGTGTTTGGCCAGCAACAAGCAGATCTGTAACGGCAGAGGAAGGTGCGAATGTGGCGCCTGCAAGTGCGATGACCTCAAATTCCAGGGCCCAACGTGTGAAGCGTGCCCCACCTGTCCTGGAGTCTGCATTGAACACAA AGAGTGCGTGGAGTGCCGGGCATTTGGCACTGGGGAAAAGAAAGAGACATGTCAGAAAGAGTGCAGCGATTTCACTCTGTTTAAAGTGAAGACTAGAGACAAGCTGCCCCAGCCCAACGACAAATCCTACCCTGTCATGCATTGCAAGGAGAGGGACGCCAACGACTGCTGGTTCTACTACACATATGCTGTCACCAACAACACAGAAAAGGTGGTCTACGTGGTGGAGGAGCCAG AATGTCCCACCGGCCCAGACATCATCCCAATCGTAGCAGGCGTTGTCGCCGGGATCGTTCTGATTGGCTTGGCCCTCCTGCTGATCTGGAAGCTGCTGATGATCATTCATGACAGGAGAGAATTTGCCAAGTTTGAGAAGGAGAAGATGAACGCCAAGTGGGATACG CAAGAAAACCCAATTTACAAGAGTCCAATCAATCAGTTCCAGAACCCAAACTATGGACGTAAAGGCGCTGTCCTTTGA